In Streptomyces chartreusis, the following proteins share a genomic window:
- a CDS encoding roadblock/LC7 domain-containing protein — translation MSQAAQNLNWLITNFVDNTPGVSHTVVVSADGLLLAMSEGFPRDRADQLAAVASGLTSLTAGASRIFEGGDVAQTVVEMERGFLFLMSVSDGSSLAVLAHPECDIGLVGYEMALLVDRAGAVLTPDLRAELQGSLLH, via the coding sequence ATGAGCCAGGCGGCACAGAATCTCAACTGGTTGATCACCAACTTCGTGGACAACACCCCGGGTGTGTCCCACACCGTCGTCGTGTCCGCCGACGGTCTGCTGCTGGCGATGTCGGAGGGCTTCCCGCGCGACCGAGCCGACCAGCTGGCGGCCGTCGCGTCGGGCCTGACCTCGCTGACGGCGGGCGCGTCCCGGATCTTCGAGGGCGGCGACGTCGCCCAGACCGTCGTGGAAATGGAGCGGGGGTTCCTTTTCCTGATGTCGGTCTCGGACGGCTCGTCCCTCGCCGTACTGGCTCACCCCGAATGCGACATCGGCCTCGTCGGCTACGAGATGGCGCTCCTGGTCGACCGCGCGGGCGCGGTTCTCACGCCCGACCTGCGCGCCGAACTGCAAGGCAGTCTGCTCCACTGA
- a CDS encoding GTP-binding protein encodes MDFASSEPGRATTSAKIVVAGGFGVGKTTFVGAVSEINPLRTEAVMTSASAGIDDLTHTGDKTTTTVAMDFGRITLDQDLILYLFGTPGQDRFWFMWDDLVRGAIGAVVLVDTRRLADCFPAVDYFENSGLPFVIALNGFDGHQPYTPDEVREALQIGPDAPIITTDARHRSDAKSALITLVEHALMARLR; translated from the coding sequence GTGGACTTCGCAAGCTCTGAACCGGGTCGGGCGACCACTTCCGCCAAGATCGTGGTGGCGGGTGGCTTCGGCGTGGGCAAGACCACGTTCGTCGGCGCCGTCTCGGAGATCAACCCGCTGCGCACCGAGGCCGTCATGACGTCCGCCAGCGCGGGCATCGACGACCTCACGCACACCGGTGACAAGACCACCACCACGGTGGCCATGGACTTCGGCCGTATAACCCTGGACCAGGACCTGATCCTGTACCTCTTCGGTACGCCGGGACAGGACCGCTTCTGGTTCATGTGGGACGACCTGGTGCGCGGCGCCATCGGCGCGGTGGTGCTCGTGGACACCCGGCGCCTGGCCGACTGCTTCCCCGCGGTCGACTACTTCGAGAACAGCGGCCTGCCGTTCGTGATCGCCCTCAACGGCTTCGACGGGCACCAGCCGTACACGCCCGACGAGGTGCGCGAGGCACTGCAGATCGGTCCGGACGCGCCGATCATCACGACCGACGCCCGGCACCGGTCCGATGCCAAGAGTGCGCTGATCACGCTGGTCGAACATGCGCTCATGGCCCGGCTGCGGTAG
- a CDS encoding nitrate- and nitrite sensing domain-containing protein → MQGRFKRDGSASAEPEHGGTDRGPSAQHAQNPGPTASVDGGERSGRPAVSASSSTANPTAPPAKAPKSPGPGSRIALRNWRISTRLVALLTLPVVAATSLGALRISDNMDDIQQLENMRLLTDMTKRATELAAALQEERDQSAGPLAHGAKASDYTVKGYRDKTDRAMSGFIEASEEIDDNSKDGNLKGVRDNLVQLVGDLNDIARIRNTAYEADGNSTQTVEAYHRLITNLLSLSQDMAEATSNPEMIQSTRALSAFSTAKEYASIQRAVLAAALPANNTSRGDLTENDRLYASSALASQKSELRQFKSIYGAESAELLKPIEEGNPTIAATDKYAGRALGNPNGLADLDRRSYRDWVDDSTTKLQGMRAIETTLLEEMEQKARELRNASEREAIISGALILIVLGVSLVGAFVVARSMIRSLRRLEETATKVAQDRLPELVKQLSESDPQDVDTSVESVGVHSKDEIGQVAAAFDDVHREAVRLAAEQALLRGNVNAMFTNLSRRSQGLIQRQLSLISELESREADPDQLSSLFKLDHLATRMRRNGENLLVLAGEEPGRRWTRPVPLVDVLRAAASEVEQYERIELAAVPTTEVAGRVVNDLVHLLAELLENATSFSSPQTKVKVTGHALPDGRVLIEIHDTGIGLSPEDLAAINERLASPPTVDVSVSRRMGLFVVGRLSQRHGIRIQLRPSDSGGTTALVMLPVDVAQGGKKPAGGKPGPNGPGASGGPAAAQAAAGAAAARRQAQAGGGAQGGALGAGASGGGRLGAGQGPRAALPGRDGGPQGGPRGQQGPGNPPQGRPAPAGAGAGFGGQAPGAGQGMQSAGMDAFGGQDAFGGNRGREQSRPGGSQAPQSPPSGGEKGRRGRTPQLPPRGGPRAELPGAGQPSRPSWSDENAQPPVPRASLDAPRGHDEDPAQTSRMPRIDDRQGPGSTSEFARPDFDAPAPGGYNPQNTGQFARPGGPQNGANGSQNPGQFVRPDVYGSQGQNNPSQTGQFAAPQAYDGSSTGQHALPGRQNGDSTGQFERPQVNGTYGGNPGLVGPAQPPVPPRPQQRPRQEPEALPPATGPGDGRTPLYDTLETNWFHGGPQGRQPGAGGSAPTSAPHQEPQAPAERPQQSSAPQRPASTAWRSSPNDDLVRQAERVRQPAAGGVTTSGLPRRVPRANLVAGTAQQQQHQTGPQVSRAPDDVRGRLTNLRRGIAQGRQAGTGTGQTGSFPSPTHQQER, encoded by the coding sequence GTGCAGGGACGTTTCAAGAGGGATGGCAGCGCTTCGGCGGAGCCGGAGCACGGCGGGACCGACCGAGGTCCCTCGGCCCAGCACGCCCAGAACCCGGGCCCGACCGCGTCCGTGGACGGCGGTGAGCGCTCCGGGCGCCCCGCCGTGTCGGCGTCTTCGAGCACGGCGAACCCCACCGCACCGCCGGCCAAGGCTCCGAAGAGCCCCGGCCCGGGATCGCGAATAGCCCTGCGCAACTGGCGTATCTCCACACGCCTCGTCGCGCTGCTGACGCTCCCGGTGGTCGCGGCCACCTCGCTGGGTGCCCTGCGCATCAGCGACAACATGGACGACATCCAGCAGCTCGAGAACATGCGGCTGCTGACGGACATGACCAAGCGGGCCACCGAGCTGGCGGCCGCGCTCCAGGAGGAGCGCGACCAGTCCGCCGGTCCCCTCGCGCACGGCGCCAAGGCCTCCGACTACACGGTCAAGGGCTACCGGGACAAGACGGACCGGGCCATGTCGGGCTTCATCGAGGCCTCCGAGGAGATCGACGACAACAGCAAGGACGGCAACCTCAAGGGCGTCCGCGACAACCTCGTCCAGCTCGTCGGCGACCTCAACGACATCGCGAGGATCCGCAACACGGCCTACGAGGCCGACGGCAACTCCACCCAGACGGTCGAGGCCTACCACCGGCTGATCACCAACCTGCTGAGCCTCTCCCAGGACATGGCCGAGGCGACCAGCAACCCGGAGATGATCCAGAGCACGCGTGCTCTGTCCGCCTTCTCCACCGCCAAGGAGTACGCCTCCATCCAGCGAGCGGTCCTCGCCGCGGCGCTCCCCGCGAACAACACCTCGCGCGGCGACCTCACCGAGAACGACCGCCTCTACGCGTCCTCCGCGCTGGCGAGCCAGAAGTCCGAGCTGCGTCAGTTCAAGAGCATCTACGGCGCCGAGTCCGCCGAGCTGCTCAAGCCCATCGAAGAGGGCAACCCGACGATCGCGGCCACCGACAAGTACGCCGGCCGCGCGCTCGGCAACCCCAACGGCCTCGCCGACCTGGACCGCCGCTCCTACCGCGACTGGGTCGACGACAGCACCACCAAGCTCCAGGGCATGCGCGCCATCGAGACCACGCTGCTCGAGGAGATGGAGCAGAAGGCCCGCGAGCTGCGCAACGCCTCCGAGCGCGAGGCGATCATCTCCGGTGCGCTGATCCTGATCGTGCTCGGTGTCTCGCTCGTCGGCGCCTTCGTCGTCGCCCGCTCCATGATCCGCTCGCTGCGCCGCCTGGAGGAGACCGCCACCAAGGTCGCCCAGGACCGGCTGCCCGAGCTGGTCAAGCAGCTCTCCGAGTCGGACCCGCAGGACGTCGACACCTCCGTCGAGTCGGTCGGTGTGCACTCCAAGGACGAGATCGGCCAGGTGGCCGCGGCCTTCGACGACGTGCACCGCGAGGCGGTCCGCCTCGCCGCCGAGCAGGCCCTTCTGCGGGGCAACGTCAACGCGATGTTCACCAACCTCTCGCGTCGCTCCCAGGGCCTCATCCAGCGTCAGCTCTCGCTCATCTCCGAACTGGAGTCCCGCGAGGCCGACCCGGACCAGCTGTCCTCGCTGTTCAAGCTCGACCACCTCGCGACCCGCATGCGTCGTAACGGTGAGAACCTCCTCGTCCTCGCCGGTGAGGAGCCCGGCCGTCGCTGGACCCGCCCGGTCCCGCTGGTCGACGTGCTCCGCGCCGCCGCGTCCGAGGTGGAGCAGTACGAGCGCATCGAGCTGGCCGCGGTGCCGACCACCGAAGTGGCCGGCCGCGTGGTCAACGACCTCGTGCACCTCCTCGCCGAGCTGCTCGAGAACGCGACCTCCTTCTCCTCGCCGCAGACCAAGGTCAAGGTCACCGGTCACGCGCTGCCCGACGGCCGTGTGCTGATCGAGATCCACGACACCGGTATCGGCCTCTCCCCCGAGGACCTCGCGGCGATCAACGAGCGGCTCGCCTCGCCGCCCACCGTGGACGTCTCCGTCTCCCGCCGCATGGGCCTCTTCGTGGTCGGTCGTCTGTCGCAGCGGCACGGCATCCGTATCCAGCTGCGCCCGTCCGACTCCGGTGGTACGACCGCGCTGGTCATGCTCCCGGTGGACGTCGCCCAGGGCGGCAAGAAGCCGGCCGGTGGCAAGCCCGGCCCGAACGGCCCCGGTGCCTCCGGTGGTCCGGCCGCCGCGCAGGCCGCCGCCGGTGCGGCAGCCGCGCGTCGTCAGGCCCAGGCCGGCGGCGGTGCCCAGGGTGGTGCGCTCGGCGCCGGTGCCTCCGGCGGTGGCCGGCTCGGTGCCGGCCAGGGACCGCGGGCCGCGCTGCCCGGCCGTGACGGCGGGCCGCAGGGTGGACCGCGCGGACAGCAGGGTCCCGGCAACCCGCCGCAGGGCCGGCCCGCTCCGGCCGGTGCGGGCGCCGGTTTCGGCGGCCAGGCCCCGGGTGCTGGGCAGGGCATGCAGTCCGCGGGCATGGACGCGTTCGGAGGCCAGGACGCCTTCGGTGGCAACCGTGGCCGCGAGCAGTCCCGCCCGGGCGGCTCCCAGGCTCCGCAGTCGCCGCCCTCCGGTGGCGAGAAGGGCCGTCGCGGCCGTACGCCGCAGCTGCCGCCGCGCGGTGGTCCGCGTGCCGAGCTGCCGGGTGCTGGCCAGCCCTCCCGCCCCAGCTGGAGCGACGAGAACGCGCAGCCGCCGGTGCCGCGCGCCTCGCTCGACGCCCCGCGCGGGCACGACGAGGACCCCGCACAGACCTCCCGGATGCCGCGCATCGACGACCGGCAGGGCCCCGGCTCCACCTCGGAGTTCGCCCGCCCGGACTTCGACGCCCCGGCCCCCGGCGGCTACAACCCGCAGAACACGGGCCAGTTCGCCCGTCCGGGCGGGCCGCAGAACGGCGCGAACGGATCGCAGAACCCGGGTCAGTTCGTCCGCCCGGACGTCTACGGCTCCCAGGGCCAGAACAACCCGTCGCAGACGGGCCAGTTCGCCGCACCGCAGGCGTACGACGGCAGCTCGACGGGGCAGCACGCCCTGCCCGGCCGCCAGAACGGCGACTCCACCGGCCAGTTCGAGCGGCCCCAGGTCAACGGCACCTACGGCGGCAACCCCGGCCTCGTCGGCCCGGCGCAGCCCCCGGTCCCGCCGCGTCCGCAGCAGCGGCCGCGCCAGGAGCCCGAGGCCCTGCCGCCCGCGACGGGTCCCGGCGACGGACGTACCCCGCTGTACGACACGCTGGAGACCAACTGGTTCCACGGCGGTCCGCAGGGACGTCAGCCCGGTGCCGGCGGCTCCGCCCCCACGTCCGCTCCGCACCAGGAGCCGCAGGCTCCCGCCGAGCGGCCGCAGCAGTCCTCTGCTCCCCAGCGTCCCGCGTCGACCGCCTGGCGCAGCTCGCCGAACGACGATCTCGTCCGGCAGGCTGAACGCGTCAGGCAGCCGGCCGCGGGCGGTGTCACCACCTCCGGCCTGCCGCGCCGGGTGCCCAGGGCGAACCTCGTCGCGGGTACGGCTCAGCAGCAACAGCACCAAACCGGTCCGCAGGTCTCGCGTGCGCCCGATGACGTACGCGGTCGGCTGACCAATCTCCGTCGGGGTATCGCACAGGGTCGTCAGGCCGGTACCGGTACCGGTCAGACCGGCAGCTTCCCGAGCCCCACTCACCAGCAGGAGCGTTAG
- a CDS encoding fumarylacetoacetate hydrolase family protein codes for MRIARFSIDGNVAFGAVEGDRPDELVLDIIKGIPFAEFELSGTKVPLSKVRLLPPVLPNKVVAFGRNYAEHARELGNEVPDAPFAFFKPSTAVIGPGDEIQYPSFTEDLHHEAELAVVIGRMCREVPRERVKDVIFGFTCANDITARDVQKREKQWARAKGFDSSCPLGPWVETGLDLQAASDLTIQLTVNGEQRQLGRTSEMIHRIEDLIVNITEAMTLLPGDVILTGTPAGVGPLNVGDEVAVTIEGIGTLTNKVVKRG; via the coding sequence GTGCGCATCGCCAGATTCTCCATCGACGGGAACGTCGCCTTCGGCGCGGTCGAGGGCGACAGGCCGGACGAGCTCGTCCTCGACATCATCAAGGGCATCCCGTTCGCGGAATTCGAGCTCTCCGGCACGAAGGTCCCGCTGAGCAAGGTCAGGCTGCTGCCCCCGGTGCTCCCCAACAAGGTCGTGGCCTTCGGCCGCAACTACGCCGAGCACGCGCGCGAACTCGGCAACGAGGTGCCCGACGCCCCGTTCGCATTCTTCAAGCCCTCCACCGCGGTGATCGGCCCCGGCGACGAGATCCAGTACCCGTCCTTCACCGAGGACCTCCACCACGAGGCCGAGCTGGCCGTCGTCATCGGCCGTATGTGCCGCGAGGTCCCGCGCGAGCGCGTCAAGGACGTCATCTTCGGCTTCACCTGCGCCAACGACATCACCGCCCGGGACGTCCAGAAGCGCGAGAAGCAGTGGGCGCGGGCCAAGGGCTTCGACAGCTCCTGCCCGCTGGGCCCCTGGGTGGAGACCGGCCTGGACCTTCAGGCCGCGTCCGACCTCACCATCCAGCTCACCGTCAACGGCGAGCAGCGCCAGCTCGGCCGCACCAGCGAGATGATCCACCGCATCGAGGATCTGATCGTCAACATCACCGAGGCCATGACGCTGCTCCCCGGCGACGTGATCCTCACGGGCACCCCGGCAGGGGTCGGCCCCCTGAACGTCGGCGACGAGGTCGCCGTCACCATCGAAGGCATCGGCACTCTCACCAACAAGGTTGTCAAGCGTGGCTAG
- a CDS encoding sensor histidine kinase — protein sequence MRRSKNSPEPSARGNFTPPPRGAAPAPVPGSEPTAAPAPSGGRLSPRNWRVPTRLNAILLIPVMVGLVMGGFQVKSSIDTWQEAEDAENTARLVAAALTYGDALLVERDVSAAPLLQGKGEDDPTVVKVRAATDKAADAFDEAAQNMPDRANLERRLERFREVEPELTDLRAAAYTNKLQGVETEEGYVEVEHRLLEFSNELGLGTGNITSYGRTVYAISLTKGALSLERSIGMHMLVKPGPKATDLSRQRIALSSYAYLEGIAIQEYTSGGTEEDNQKLVDATKEIKAEGAAMAKAAAQKNPDYVAPPADPVKMVGALAQLSSTDTSERAALASQGITAENWWAVNTLKYNAYRDIENDLANTAVNEASVISDDAKRDALITGAAVVVALLAAFILAGMVARQMSRSMRQLRNAAFGIAEQRLPMLVDQLSRTDPGRVDTRVAPIPINTRDEIGEVARAFDQVHREAVRLAAEQALLRGNINAIFTNLSRRNQSLIEGQLTLITDLENNEADPDQLENLFKLDHLATRMRRNGENLLVLAGEEPGRRWDQPVPLVDVLRAASSEVEQYERIELSGVPEAEIHGRAVTDLVHLLAELLENATTFSSPQTKVRVTATRLPDGRVMIEIHDKGIGLTAEDFADINHKLANPPTVDAAISQRMGLFVVGRLSDRHGIRVQLRPSGEQAGTTSLVMLPDAITHGGGGEQQAPVDEFTVSQIIPEQHFQGENFNQQPMRTAAELGFDDSRYTEVPDDLRDLDPVGRSLMREERRAALEAEIHGPGETPELTAYANDFPAEPAYGNGQNDFGDQREGYDRQAYEDQQQAAYDEQQMPSYDERQQTYDDTYYAPNGGLPRNDTFSSGGGYPEPSYAEPAREEPATRPSAPESFPAFEQRRTQDDWPQQDGYRNGYPDQYAPQAESAQADDAGERDRVGFDRPGAAPAAGHTMTDAGLPRRGAPANGSNGARPARQEAPTPAPVPENNGDDSWRSQNDERWQQASALRKPKAGGVTSSGLPRRVPKANLVQGAAEATPQGGPQVSRAPEDVRGRLSNLRRGVQRGRSAGSETNGQGFGPDSTYNQER from the coding sequence GTGAGGCGAAGCAAGAACAGTCCCGAGCCGTCGGCCCGGGGCAACTTCACCCCGCCGCCGCGCGGAGCGGCGCCCGCCCCTGTGCCCGGATCGGAACCTACGGCGGCGCCCGCCCCGAGCGGCGGCCGCCTCTCGCCGCGCAACTGGCGCGTGCCGACCCGGCTGAACGCGATCCTGCTCATACCCGTGATGGTCGGCCTCGTCATGGGCGGCTTCCAGGTGAAGAGCTCGATCGACACCTGGCAGGAGGCCGAGGACGCGGAGAACACCGCGCGCCTGGTCGCCGCCGCCCTCACCTACGGCGACGCCCTCCTGGTCGAGCGTGACGTGTCCGCCGCCCCCCTCCTCCAGGGCAAGGGCGAGGACGACCCGACCGTCGTCAAGGTCCGCGCCGCGACCGACAAGGCCGCCGACGCCTTCGACGAAGCCGCCCAGAACATGCCTGACCGGGCCAACCTGGAGCGCCGTCTGGAGCGCTTCCGCGAGGTCGAGCCCGAGCTGACGGACCTGCGTGCCGCCGCCTACACCAACAAGCTCCAGGGCGTGGAGACCGAAGAGGGCTACGTCGAGGTCGAGCACCGTCTGCTCGAGTTCTCCAACGAGCTGGGTCTCGGCACCGGAAACATCACCAGCTACGGCCGTACCGTCTACGCCATCTCGCTGACCAAGGGCGCTCTCTCGCTGGAGCGCTCCATCGGCATGCACATGCTGGTCAAGCCGGGCCCCAAGGCCACGGACCTGTCCCGCCAGCGGATCGCCCTGTCCTCGTACGCCTACCTGGAGGGCATCGCCATCCAGGAGTACACCAGCGGTGGTACCGAGGAGGACAACCAGAAGCTGGTCGACGCCACCAAGGAGATCAAGGCCGAGGGTGCTGCGATGGCCAAGGCGGCCGCGCAGAAGAACCCCGACTACGTGGCGCCGCCGGCCGACCCGGTCAAGATGGTCGGAGCGCTGGCCCAGCTGAGCTCCACGGACACCAGTGAGCGTGCCGCGCTCGCCTCGCAGGGCATCACCGCCGAGAACTGGTGGGCGGTCAACACCCTCAAGTACAACGCCTACCGCGACATCGAGAACGACCTCGCCAACACCGCGGTGAACGAGGCCTCCGTCATCTCCGACGACGCCAAGCGCGACGCCCTGATCACCGGTGCCGCCGTCGTGGTCGCCCTGCTCGCCGCGTTCATCCTGGCCGGCATGGTGGCCCGCCAGATGTCCCGCTCGATGCGCCAGCTGCGCAACGCCGCCTTCGGCATCGCCGAGCAGCGTCTGCCGATGCTGGTCGACCAGCTCTCGCGCACCGACCCCGGCCGCGTCGACACCCGGGTCGCGCCCATCCCGATCAACACCCGGGACGAGATCGGCGAAGTCGCCCGCGCCTTCGACCAGGTCCACCGCGAGGCCGTCCGGCTCGCCGCCGAGCAGGCTCTGCTGCGGGGCAACATCAACGCGATCTTCACCAACCTGTCGCGCCGCAACCAGTCGCTGATCGAGGGCCAGCTGACCCTGATCACCGACCTGGAGAACAACGAGGCCGACCCGGACCAGCTGGAGAACCTCTTCAAGCTGGACCACCTCGCGACCCGTATGCGCCGCAACGGCGAGAACCTCCTCGTCCTCGCCGGCGAGGAGCCCGGCCGCCGCTGGGACCAGCCGGTCCCGCTGGTCGACGTCCTGCGCGCCGCCTCCTCCGAGGTGGAGCAGTACGAGCGCATCGAGCTCTCCGGCGTCCCGGAGGCCGAGATCCACGGCCGCGCCGTGACCGACCTCGTGCACCTGCTCGCCGAGCTGCTGGAGAACGCGACGACGTTCTCCTCCCCGCAGACCAAGGTTCGTGTGACCGCCACCCGTCTCCCCGACGGTCGGGTCATGATCGAGATCCACGACAAGGGCATCGGCCTCACCGCCGAGGACTTCGCGGACATCAACCACAAGCTGGCCAACCCGCCGACCGTCGACGCCGCGATATCCCAGCGCATGGGCCTGTTCGTGGTCGGCCGGCTGTCCGACCGGCACGGCATCCGCGTCCAGCTGCGCCCCTCCGGCGAGCAGGCCGGCACCACCTCGCTGGTCATGCTGCCGGACGCCATCACCCACGGTGGCGGCGGCGAGCAGCAGGCGCCGGTCGACGAGTTCACCGTCTCGCAGATCATCCCGGAGCAGCACTTCCAGGGTGAGAACTTCAACCAGCAGCCGATGCGTACGGCCGCCGAGCTCGGCTTCGACGACAGCCGCTACACCGAGGTCCCTGACGACCTGCGCGACCTGGACCCGGTCGGCCGCTCCCTGATGCGTGAGGAGCGCCGTGCGGCCCTGGAGGCCGAGATCCACGGCCCGGGCGAGACCCCGGAGCTGACCGCCTACGCGAACGACTTCCCGGCCGAGCCCGCCTACGGCAACGGTCAGAACGACTTCGGCGACCAGCGCGAGGGCTACGACCGCCAGGCGTACGAGGACCAGCAGCAGGCGGCGTACGACGAGCAGCAGATGCCGTCGTACGACGAGCGGCAGCAGACGTACGACGACACGTACTACGCGCCGAACGGCGGCCTGCCGCGCAACGACACCTTCTCGTCCGGCGGCGGCTACCCCGAGCCCTCCTACGCGGAGCCCGCTCGTGAGGAGCCCGCAACCCGTCCTTCCGCCCCGGAGTCCTTCCCGGCCTTCGAGCAGCGGCGTACCCAGGACGACTGGCCGCAGCAGGACGGCTACCGCAACGGCTACCCGGACCAGTACGCTCCGCAGGCGGAATCCGCGCAGGCCGATGACGCAGGTGAGCGCGACCGCGTAGGCTTCGACCGTCCGGGCGCGGCCCCCGCCGCCGGCCACACGATGACCGACGCCGGGCTTCCGCGCCGCGGAGCCCCCGCGAACGGCAGCAACGGCGCACGGCCCGCGCGGCAGGAAGCGCCGACGCCGGCGCCCGTACCGGAGAACAACGGCGACGACTCCTGGCGCTCGCAGAACGACGAGCGCTGGCAGCAGGCCTCGGCTCTTCGCAAGCCCAAGGCAGGCGGGGTCACCTCCTCCGGTCTGCCCCGGCGGGTACCCAAGGCCAATCTGGTCCAGGGAGCCGCCGAAGCCACCCCTCAGGGCGGCCCACAGGTCTCCCGCGCTCCCGAGGACGTCCGGGGCAGGCTGAGCAACCTGCGCCGGGGCGTCCAGCGGGGCCGCAGTGCGGGAAGTGAAACGAACGGCCAGGGCTTCGGTCCTGACAGCACCTACAACCAGGAGCGTTAG
- the gltX gene encoding glutamate--tRNA ligase: MASAPGSPVRVRFCPSPTGNPHVGLVRTALFNWAFAKHHQGTLVFRIEDTDAARDSEESYTQLLDSMRWLGFDWDEGPEVGGPHAPYRQSQRMDLYKDVAAKLLDGGHAYHCYCSQEELDSRREAARAAGKPSGYDGHCRDLTDAQVEEYKAQGRAPIVRFRMPDETITFTDLVRGELTFTPENVPDYGIVRANGAPLYTLVNPVDDALMEITHVLRGEDLLSSTPRQIALYKALTELGIAKRTPAFGHLPYVMGEGNKKLSKRDPQSSLNLYRERGFLPEGLLNYLSLLGWSLSADQDIFTMDEMVAAFDIADVNPNPARFDLKKCESINGDHIRLLDVKDFTERCRPWLQAPFAPWAPEAFDEVKWQAIAPHAQTRLKVLSEITDNVDFLFLAEPVFDEASWTKAMKEGSDALLRTAREKLDAADWASPESLKEAVLAAGEAHGLKLGKAQAPVRVAVTGRTVGLPLFESLEVLGKDTTLARIDAALAKLAA, encoded by the coding sequence GTGGCTAGCGCACCCGGCTCCCCAGTCCGCGTCCGATTCTGTCCCTCGCCCACCGGTAACCCCCATGTGGGCCTGGTCCGCACCGCCCTGTTCAACTGGGCGTTCGCCAAGCACCACCAGGGCACGCTGGTCTTCCGTATCGAGGACACCGACGCGGCCCGCGACTCCGAGGAGTCCTACACCCAGCTGCTCGACTCGATGCGCTGGCTGGGCTTCGACTGGGACGAGGGCCCCGAGGTCGGCGGCCCGCACGCGCCCTACCGCCAGTCGCAGCGCATGGACCTCTACAAGGACGTCGCGGCCAAGCTCCTGGACGGCGGCCACGCCTACCACTGCTACTGCTCCCAGGAGGAGCTGGACAGCCGCCGCGAGGCCGCCCGCGCCGCCGGCAAGCCCTCCGGCTACGACGGCCACTGCCGCGACCTGACCGACGCGCAGGTCGAGGAGTACAAGGCCCAGGGCCGCGCCCCGATCGTCCGCTTCCGCATGCCCGACGAGACGATCACCTTCACGGACCTGGTCCGCGGCGAGCTGACCTTCACCCCGGAGAACGTCCCGGACTACGGCATCGTCCGCGCCAACGGCGCCCCGCTGTACACGCTCGTCAACCCGGTCGACGACGCCCTGATGGAGATCACCCACGTCCTGCGCGGCGAGGACCTGCTCTCCTCCACCCCGCGCCAGATCGCCCTGTACAAGGCGCTGACCGAGCTGGGCATCGCCAAGCGGACCCCGGCCTTCGGCCACCTGCCGTACGTCATGGGCGAGGGCAACAAGAAGCTCTCCAAGCGCGACCCGCAGTCCTCGCTGAACCTCTACCGCGAGCGCGGCTTCCTGCCCGAGGGCCTGCTCAACTACCTCTCCCTGCTGGGCTGGTCGCTCTCCGCCGACCAGGACATCTTCACGATGGACGAGATGGTCGCGGCCTTCGACATCGCGGACGTGAACCCCAACCCGGCCCGCTTCGACCTCAAGAAGTGCGAGTCGATCAACGGCGACCACATCCGCCTGCTCGACGTGAAGGACTTCACCGAGCGCTGCCGCCCCTGGCTCCAGGCCCCGTTCGCCCCCTGGGCCCCCGAGGCCTTCGACGAGGTGAAGTGGCAGGCGATCGCCCCGCACGCGCAGACCCGTCTGAAGGTCCTGTCGGAGATCACGGACAACGTCGACTTCCTCTTCCTCGCGGAGCCGGTCTTCGACGAGGCGTCCTGGACGAAGGCGATGAAGGAGGGCTCGGACGCCCTGCTGCGCACCGCCCGCGAGAAGCTGGACGCCGCCGACTGGGCCTCCCCGGAGTCCCTGAAGGAGGCCGTCCTGGCCGCCGGTGAGGCCCACGGTCTCAAACTCGGCAAGGCCCAGGCCCCGGTCCGCGTCGCCGTCACCGGCCGCACGGTGGGTCTGCCCCTGTTCGAGTCCCTGGAGGTCCTGGGCAAGGACACGACCCTGGCCCGGATCGACGCGGCGCTCGCGAAGCTGGCCGCGTAG
- a CDS encoding DUF742 domain-containing protein: MTPPTASHDPYAEPYEDEGDQPLVRPYAMTGGRTRPRYQLAIEALISTTADPAALMGLLPEHQRICHLCREVKSVAEVSALLSMPLGVARILVADLAEAGLVAIHQPGGDENNGGAPDVTLLERVLSGLRKL; encoded by the coding sequence ATGACCCCGCCCACCGCCTCTCATGATCCGTACGCGGAGCCGTACGAGGATGAGGGCGACCAGCCGCTGGTACGTCCGTACGCGATGACCGGTGGCCGGACCCGGCCGCGGTACCAGCTGGCCATCGAGGCCCTGATCAGCACGACGGCAGACCCGGCAGCGCTCATGGGGCTCCTCCCGGAGCACCAGCGGATCTGCCACCTGTGCCGTGAAGTGAAGTCGGTCGCCGAGGTCTCCGCTCTGCTGTCCATGCCGCTGGGCGTGGCCAGGATCCTCGTCGCGGACCTCGCCGAAGCCGGCCTGGTCGCCATCCACCAGCCTGGTGGCGACGAGAACAACGGCGGCGCTCCGGACGTGACGCTGCTCGAAAGGGTGCTCAGTGGACTTCGCAAGCTCTGA